Proteins found in one Thalassophryne amazonica chromosome 1, fThaAma1.1, whole genome shotgun sequence genomic segment:
- the LOC117507257 gene encoding mannose-specific lectin-like, which yields MSKNYLSKNDELRKGDYLLSNNGQWKAIFQDDGNFVIYGWKPTWASGTYGADVVRLCMQSDCNLVMYNAKGEPKWATNTYRPTEAVMCRLHLTDDGKLVVCREADEIWTSK from the exons ATGAGCAAGAACTACCTATCCAAAAATGATGAGCTCCGCAAGGGAGACTACCTGCTTTCCAACAACGGGCAGTGGAAAGCCATCTTCCAG GATGATGGTAACTTTGTCATCTATGGCTGGAAGCCGACGTGGGCTTCAGGCACATATGGAGCAGACGTGGTTCGCCTGTGCATGCAGAGTGACTGCAACCTGGTTATGTACAATGCAAAAGGTGAACCCAAATGGGCAACAAACACTTACAGGCCCACAGAAGCCGTAATGTGCCGTCTTCATCTAACTGATGATGGCAAATTGGTGGTGTGCAGAGAAGCCGATGAAATTTGGACGTCCAAATGA